The following are encoded together in the Terriglobales bacterium genome:
- the purM gene encoding phosphoribosylformylglycinamidine cyclo-ligase, with the protein MLEWSLFAPHVPTESETLAQEVMSPGGATYADAGVDIDRANRTKQRIKYLAHKTFTKSVLSDIGGFGGMFSLDTGKYKDPVLVSSVDGVGTKLKIAFEMNLHHTVGADLVNHCVNDIAVQGAAPLFFMDYFATGRLDGEVAEKVIEGIAEACKQNGCALIGGETAEMPGFYPPGEYDLAGFIVGVVERERIITGKKVEAGDVLIGLPSLGLHTNGYSLARKLFFGFARYSPDTYVNELKNKAGAELMKGHKSYWPVLKKLIDAEAVSAMAHITGGGITENLPRVLPRGLGAVVSMGSWPVLPVFEHLRKLGNIEHEEMMRTFNMGIGMILVVPPKKFKKVQSVLERTGEKGYTIGKIVKGERKVSYA; encoded by the coding sequence ATGTTAGAATGGTCGCTCTTCGCACCCCATGTTCCCACGGAAAGCGAGACCTTGGCCCAGGAAGTGATGAGTCCCGGCGGCGCCACCTATGCCGATGCAGGCGTGGACATCGACCGCGCCAACCGCACCAAGCAGCGCATCAAGTATCTGGCCCACAAGACCTTCACCAAGAGCGTGCTCAGCGACATCGGCGGATTCGGCGGCATGTTCTCCCTCGACACCGGCAAGTACAAGGACCCGGTGCTGGTCTCCAGCGTGGACGGCGTGGGCACCAAGCTGAAGATCGCCTTCGAGATGAACCTGCACCACACCGTGGGCGCCGACCTGGTGAACCACTGCGTGAACGACATCGCCGTGCAGGGCGCCGCGCCTTTGTTCTTCATGGACTACTTCGCCACCGGCAGGCTCGACGGCGAGGTGGCGGAGAAGGTCATCGAGGGCATCGCCGAGGCCTGCAAGCAGAACGGCTGCGCCCTCATCGGGGGCGAGACCGCGGAGATGCCCGGCTTCTATCCCCCCGGCGAGTACGACCTGGCGGGATTCATCGTGGGCGTCGTGGAGCGCGAGCGCATCATCACCGGCAAGAAGGTCGAGGCCGGCGACGTGCTCATCGGCCTGCCCTCGCTCGGCCTGCATACCAACGGCTACTCCCTGGCCCGCAAGCTGTTCTTCGGCTTCGCCCGCTACTCGCCCGACACCTATGTCAACGAGCTGAAGAACAAGGCGGGCGCTGAGCTGATGAAGGGCCACAAGAGCTACTGGCCGGTGCTGAAGAAGCTGATCGATGCCGAAGCAGTCTCGGCCATGGCCCACATCACCGGCGGCGGCATCACCGAGAACCTGCCGCGGGTGCTGCCCCGGGGCCTGGGGGCCGTGGTCAGCATGGGATCGTGGCCTGTGCTGCCGGTCTTCGAGCACCTGCGCAAGCTGGGCAACATCGAGCACGAAGAGATGATGCGCACCTTCAACATGGGCATCGGCATGATCCTGGTAGTGCCGCCGAAGAAGTTCAAGAAGGTGCAGTCAGTGCTGGAGCGCACGGGCGAGAAGG